A genomic stretch from Desulfohalobium retbaense DSM 5692 includes:
- a CDS encoding UDP-N-acetylmuramoyl-L-alanyl-D-glutamate--2,6-diaminopimelate ligase, producing the protein MPQDRPLLTTWPAVLDYVAAGHRARIDSRQVEPGDVFVALPGSTVHGSDFAPQALKRGAAAVVAAPGTLPATLSQQNCVVHDDPREALGALAEAHFGTSRLGLELIGVTGTNGKTTVVGLLEYALQRMGRRVGVIGTIANRWPGHEEPAALTTPGCWDLHACLSRMAADGVDTVCMEVSSHALAQRRTAGLRFSAAVLTNVSQDHLDYHRDMESYFTAKSTLFNPSHLTENGVRVINADDPYGRRLRTGFPGAWGYSLHSEKAQDPLLVEASVAGMDRKGIRLSCLWQGQQWVLPSPLVGRHNGANLMAAQATLLALGFGPADAAVLSDAPPVPGRLERVENAAGLDIFVDYAHTPDALENVLQAMTALDGNRLLVVFGCGGDRDRTKRVPMGQAVARYADVAILTSDNPRHEDPEAIMADVRPGLADCPRVVEESDRKAAIALALQEMVPGDILVVTGKGHETYQDIGGVRVEFSDIRAICEQIQCN; encoded by the coding sequence TTGCCTCAAGATCGTCCTTTGCTAACGACCTGGCCAGCAGTGCTGGACTATGTGGCAGCGGGCCACCGGGCCCGGATAGATTCGCGGCAGGTGGAGCCCGGCGATGTCTTTGTGGCGTTGCCCGGCAGCACGGTTCATGGCAGCGATTTCGCCCCCCAGGCCCTAAAGCGGGGGGCGGCGGCGGTCGTTGCAGCCCCGGGAACGCTGCCAGCCACTCTGTCGCAACAAAACTGCGTTGTGCATGACGATCCCCGCGAGGCGCTCGGGGCCTTGGCCGAAGCGCATTTCGGCACCTCGCGCCTGGGGCTTGAACTCATCGGCGTGACCGGCACGAATGGCAAGACAACGGTGGTCGGTCTGCTTGAATACGCCTTGCAGCGGATGGGGCGCCGGGTCGGCGTGATCGGCACCATCGCCAACCGGTGGCCGGGGCATGAAGAGCCGGCGGCTTTGACAACGCCGGGGTGCTGGGATCTGCACGCCTGCTTGTCCCGCATGGCTGCCGATGGCGTGGACACGGTCTGTATGGAGGTCTCGTCTCACGCCTTGGCGCAGCGGCGCACGGCCGGTCTCCGTTTTTCTGCCGCAGTGCTGACCAATGTCTCTCAGGACCATCTCGACTACCACCGGGATATGGAGAGCTATTTTACGGCCAAATCAACATTGTTCAATCCCTCGCACCTTACGGAAAACGGTGTGCGGGTCATCAATGCCGACGATCCGTATGGCCGGCGCCTGCGAACCGGTTTTCCCGGCGCCTGGGGGTATTCGCTCCACTCCGAAAAGGCGCAGGACCCGTTGTTGGTGGAGGCCTCAGTCGCCGGCATGGACCGCAAGGGCATCCGGCTCTCCTGTCTCTGGCAGGGGCAACAATGGGTGCTGCCTTCGCCGCTGGTTGGACGGCATAACGGCGCCAATCTTATGGCGGCCCAGGCCACCTTGCTCGCCCTTGGCTTTGGGCCCGCAGATGCCGCAGTCTTAAGCGATGCTCCTCCGGTGCCGGGCCGGCTGGAGCGAGTGGAGAACGCCGCGGGGCTCGATATTTTTGTGGATTATGCGCATACCCCGGATGCCCTGGAGAATGTTCTGCAGGCCATGACCGCTCTCGATGGGAACCGGCTGCTGGTGGTTTTCGGTTGTGGCGGTGATCGCGACCGGACGAAGCGCGTTCCCATGGGCCAAGCCGTCGCCCGGTATGCCGATGTGGCGATCTTGACCTCAGACAATCCCCGGCACGAAGACCCTGAGGCTATCATGGCCGACGTCCGGCCCGGCCTTGCCGATTGTCCGCGGGTTGTCGAGGAGAGTGACCGGAAAGCCGCCATTGCCCTTGCCCTGCAGGAAATGGTGCCCGGCGACATCCTTGTGGTGACCGGCAAAGGCCACGAAACATATCAAGATATCGGTGGTGTCCGGGTGGAGTTCAGCGATATCCGGGCCATTTGTGAGCAGATCCAATGCAATTGA
- the rsmH gene encoding 16S rRNA (cytosine(1402)-N(4))-methyltransferase RsmH, protein MSDHDNSTPSGIETRPLHQSVLLAEVLQALKPRPGGRYLDGTLGLGGHAEAILEHAPDSEVLGLDRDGAALDAAEARLDRFGDRVHMAQISFSRFVSALDQLGWETVDGALIDLGVSSLQLDSPERGFSFLHDGPLDMRMDSGMGVPPAKSLLNKASQETLRRIIRDYGEEPMAGRIAKRIVMTREKTPLETTLQLAHVVEQAYPAKRRAQSRNHPATKTFQALRIAVNKELEELEAFLEAIPDRLCVGGRLAVISFHSLEDRIVKHRLRREARGCRCPKEQPICVCGYRPRLQVLTKKPLLPSAEEMEANSRSRSAKLRVAERIEPEYPHD, encoded by the coding sequence GTGAGCGATCACGACAACTCCACTCCCTCTGGGATCGAAACTCGCCCCCTGCACCAGTCGGTGCTGCTGGCCGAGGTTCTTCAGGCCCTCAAGCCACGCCCCGGCGGACGGTATCTTGACGGGACCCTGGGGCTCGGCGGTCATGCCGAGGCCATTTTAGAACATGCTCCGGATAGCGAAGTTCTCGGTCTGGACCGAGATGGCGCAGCCTTGGATGCGGCCGAAGCCCGCTTGGACCGGTTTGGAGACCGGGTGCACATGGCCCAGATTTCGTTCAGCCGCTTTGTCAGCGCATTGGATCAACTCGGGTGGGAGACAGTGGATGGCGCCCTGATCGATCTCGGAGTTTCATCCCTGCAATTGGATAGCCCCGAACGGGGATTCAGTTTTTTGCATGACGGTCCTTTGGATATGCGCATGGACTCGGGCATGGGAGTGCCGCCGGCAAAGTCACTGTTGAACAAGGCTTCCCAGGAGACGTTGCGGCGGATCATCCGCGACTACGGCGAAGAGCCCATGGCCGGCCGGATTGCCAAACGGATTGTCATGACCCGTGAAAAAACCCCCTTGGAAACCACTTTGCAGTTAGCCCACGTGGTGGAACAGGCCTATCCGGCCAAACGAAGAGCCCAGTCCCGGAACCATCCGGCGACAAAAACGTTTCAGGCCTTGCGGATTGCCGTCAACAAGGAACTGGAGGAACTTGAAGCATTTTTGGAGGCCATTCCTGACCGATTGTGCGTCGGAGGGCGGCTGGCCGTGATTTCCTTTCATTCGCTAGAGGACAGAATCGTTAAGCACCGTTTGCGGCGCGAGGCCCGGGGGTGCCGGTGTCCCAAGGAACAACCCATTTGTGTCTGCGGGTATCGCCCCAGGCTTCAGGTGTTGACCAAGAAACCTCTTTTGCCGTCGGCTGAGGAAATGGAGGCGAATTCACGCAGCAGAAGCGCCAAACTCCGCGTCGCAGAGCGGATTGAACCGGAGTACCCTCATGATTAG
- the rpsI gene encoding 30S ribosomal protein S9, which yields MSQDFYYGTGRRKNAIARTRLYEGSGKIEINGRPEEDYFPRETLQMVLRQPLRLTNSLDKFDIKITVEGGGLSGQAQAVRHGISRALIDFDPDLRPALKKAGMLTRDARAKERKKYGRRGARASFQYSKR from the coding sequence ATGAGCCAAGATTTTTATTATGGAACCGGGCGCCGCAAAAATGCCATCGCTCGGACACGTTTGTACGAAGGATCGGGCAAAATTGAAATCAATGGCCGCCCGGAAGAAGATTACTTTCCGCGGGAAACCCTGCAGATGGTTTTGCGCCAGCCCTTGCGGCTGACCAACAGCCTGGACAAGTTCGATATCAAGATCACTGTTGAAGGCGGTGGGCTTTCCGGACAGGCTCAGGCCGTCCGCCACGGTATCAGCCGGGCGCTGATCGACTTTGATCCTGATCTGCGTCCCGCTTTGAAAAAAGCCGGAATGCTGACCCGTGACGCTCGGGCCAAGGAACGGAAAAAGTACGGCCGCCGCGGCGCCCGTGCCAGCTTCCAGTACTCCAAGCGTTAA
- a CDS encoding HD domain-containing protein, which produces MTSIRKGLLQLVFSGSYMKRWNDKLRPMELWEVDKQAHKMIVAWLLFLCNTRSMSEAQRTEVGNGIIEGGLFEYFYRLVITDIKPPVFYQIKANPEHYEQLTKWVLSQLHPRVRPLGGAFWERLEAYFLLPSEHTLAEDILEAAHMWASSWEFQLIKGVNPWDDELEAIEANFAEKLEAKSHLHGVSEITAGPHSALGRLAHLCGQLRFQKRWSQIPRIPETSVLGHMFIVASYAFCMNLVLETGQRRRMNTFFSGLFHDLPELLTRDIISPVKRSVQPIGEMIKEYEEQELTRRVLSPLQSGGHSDVAQTLSYYLGLEAGSEFADTVRENGVVRRVEWDNFASQWDRDELDPKDGRVVKVCDHLAAFIEAYTSTRNGINTDQLQQALWRLRSQYSQVSLGELHIGALLADFD; this is translated from the coding sequence ATGACCAGTATTCGCAAGGGGCTATTGCAGCTTGTTTTTTCCGGATCCTATATGAAACGCTGGAACGACAAGCTCCGGCCCATGGAATTGTGGGAGGTCGACAAGCAGGCCCACAAAATGATCGTGGCCTGGCTGCTTTTTCTCTGCAACACCCGCTCCATGTCTGAGGCCCAGCGAACTGAGGTGGGCAATGGAATTATCGAAGGGGGGCTCTTTGAGTATTTTTACCGCTTGGTGATCACCGATATCAAACCCCCGGTCTTTTACCAGATCAAAGCCAACCCGGAACACTACGAGCAATTGACCAAGTGGGTCCTGTCCCAACTCCATCCCCGGGTTCGGCCCCTGGGCGGGGCATTTTGGGAACGCCTGGAAGCGTATTTTCTTTTGCCTTCCGAACACACCCTGGCCGAGGACATCCTCGAGGCTGCCCATATGTGGGCCAGTTCCTGGGAGTTCCAACTCATCAAGGGGGTCAATCCATGGGACGACGAACTCGAGGCCATCGAAGCCAATTTCGCGGAGAAACTGGAAGCCAAATCCCATCTCCACGGGGTCTCGGAGATTACGGCCGGTCCCCACTCCGCGCTGGGGCGGTTGGCCCACCTCTGTGGGCAATTGCGTTTTCAAAAACGGTGGTCGCAGATTCCGCGCATCCCTGAAACATCGGTCCTCGGGCACATGTTTATCGTGGCCAGTTATGCGTTTTGCATGAATCTCGTGTTGGAGACAGGACAACGGCGGCGGATGAATACGTTCTTTTCCGGTTTGTTTCACGATTTGCCCGAATTGCTGACCCGGGACATCATTTCCCCGGTCAAACGGTCGGTGCAGCCGATCGGGGAGATGATCAAGGAGTACGAAGAGCAGGAATTGACTCGGCGGGTCCTGTCTCCGCTTCAAAGTGGCGGGCACAGCGATGTTGCCCAAACCTTGTCCTATTATCTGGGGTTGGAGGCCGGTTCGGAGTTCGCGGATACGGTGCGCGAAAACGGGGTGGTGCGCAGGGTGGAGTGGGACAATTTCGCCAGCCAGTGGGATCGTGACGAACTCGACCCCAAGGACGGCCGGGTGGTGAAGGTCTGCGACCATCTGGCCGCGTTTATCGAGGCCTATACCTCCACCCGCAACGGTATCAACACCGACCAATTACAACAGGCGTTGTGGCGTTTGCGCAGTCAATACAGCCAGGTTTCCCTGGGCGAACTCCATATCGGAGCCCTGCTGGCGGATTTCGATTGA
- the mraY gene encoding phospho-N-acetylmuramoyl-pentapeptide-transferase — protein MIYHLLYPLAEYVGLFNVFRYITFRSIYAFLTALIISIVIGPRCIAWLQKVKCRQFIQEDGPAHHEKAGTPTMGGLLIAMSLIGSVLLWADLTNLYVWLALFLFAGFGAIGFADDYLKVIKRRNMGLSARSKFLGQVVIAVVVVGVLITLPGYSTQLSLPFIKWLRPDLGWLYIPFAILVMVGSSNGVNLTDGLDGLAIGPTVVAAACFTIFIYVAGHAELADYLQVPFVTGVGEVTIFCGAMVGAGLGFLWYNAYPAQVFMGDVGSLSLGGALGFVAILSKQELLLVLVGGLFVIETLSVILQVGYFKFSGGKRIFRMAPLHHHFEKQGVPESKIIVRFWILSILFALVALSTLKLR, from the coding sequence GTGATCTACCACCTGCTCTACCCGTTGGCTGAATATGTCGGCTTGTTCAACGTGTTCCGGTACATCACGTTTCGCTCCATTTATGCCTTTTTAACGGCCCTTATTATCAGCATCGTCATTGGCCCACGGTGTATCGCCTGGCTGCAAAAGGTCAAATGCCGGCAATTCATTCAGGAGGACGGCCCGGCTCACCACGAAAAGGCCGGCACCCCGACCATGGGAGGACTGCTGATAGCCATGAGCCTGATCGGCAGTGTCCTGTTGTGGGCCGATTTGACCAATCTCTACGTGTGGTTGGCCTTGTTTTTGTTCGCCGGGTTTGGAGCTATCGGCTTTGCTGACGACTATCTCAAGGTCATCAAACGCCGCAATATGGGGCTTTCTGCACGGAGCAAATTTCTGGGCCAGGTGGTGATCGCCGTTGTGGTGGTCGGGGTGCTGATCACTTTGCCGGGATACTCCACCCAATTGTCCCTGCCGTTTATTAAATGGCTCCGGCCTGACTTGGGCTGGCTGTACATCCCGTTCGCTATTCTGGTCATGGTCGGCTCCTCGAATGGGGTTAACCTGACCGACGGCCTGGATGGGCTGGCCATCGGCCCCACGGTGGTGGCTGCAGCGTGTTTCACCATTTTTATATACGTGGCCGGGCATGCCGAACTCGCGGATTATCTCCAGGTGCCTTTTGTAACCGGTGTCGGGGAAGTGACCATTTTCTGCGGGGCCATGGTCGGGGCCGGTCTCGGGTTTCTCTGGTACAACGCCTATCCGGCGCAAGTCTTTATGGGCGATGTGGGGAGCCTAAGCCTCGGCGGCGCGCTCGGATTCGTGGCCATCCTGAGCAAGCAGGAACTCCTGCTGGTCCTCGTCGGAGGGTTGTTCGTCATCGAAACCCTCTCGGTTATCCTGCAGGTCGGGTATTTTAAATTCAGTGGCGGCAAGCGGATATTCCGAATGGCCCCACTGCACCACCATTTTGAGAAGCAGGGGGTGCCGGAATCCAAAATCATCGTTCGTTTCTGGATCCTGTCCATCCTTTTTGCCCTGGTTGCCTTGAGCACCTTGAAATTACGTTAA
- a CDS encoding UDP-N-acetylmuramoyl-tripeptide--D-alanyl-D-alanine ligase, with product MQLTLHEIANATGAVGDFDPQTPPVCRIQTDSRAVQPGDLFVCLSGERFDGHNFVDEAASKGASAIIAQQPLFDLSAGIPVLLVQDTLHALGQLAGYWRRTFGGTVVAVTGSAGKTSTKECIAGVLGRRGQAAKSYKNWNNRLGVPLNILSFSGEEEFWVLEAGISEPGEMAALASIIAPDVAVVTNVAPVHLEGLVDVPTVVEEKLHLCDHLTHNGTLVLSVDYPELSQRAASAVCPKTYFSVQAEKAPYWCEPIQDPEVYGRFQLSCDGVRTEFDLPWAADYMAENLAAAACVGHRLGLEVEEIVAGLQTAELPEHRGQLLTLPGGIVIDDAYNANPHSMQRAIRAAARRAGERPLVLVLGEMAELGPDAEAAHTQLGRVVGAVAPTAVYYQGEHADAVDCGAREVDPDLRIQRVRSPQDLENAWGAFAKRSPLVLVKGSRSGRMEQYIQVLQKEFGA from the coding sequence ATGCAATTGACCCTGCATGAAATAGCCAACGCCACCGGCGCAGTCGGGGATTTCGATCCCCAGACACCACCGGTGTGCCGCATTCAGACGGACAGCCGGGCTGTGCAGCCGGGCGATTTGTTTGTCTGTTTGTCTGGCGAGCGGTTCGATGGTCATAATTTTGTGGATGAGGCCGCCTCCAAAGGGGCTTCAGCGATCATCGCCCAACAACCCCTTTTTGACCTTTCGGCCGGAATTCCAGTGCTGTTGGTCCAAGATACGCTTCATGCGCTGGGGCAATTGGCCGGTTATTGGCGACGGACGTTCGGGGGAACAGTGGTTGCGGTCACCGGTTCGGCCGGCAAGACATCGACCAAAGAGTGTATTGCTGGAGTGCTGGGGCGCCGCGGGCAAGCCGCAAAGAGCTACAAAAACTGGAACAACCGCCTCGGTGTCCCGCTGAATATACTGAGCTTCAGCGGGGAGGAAGAATTCTGGGTCCTGGAGGCCGGGATCAGCGAGCCGGGGGAAATGGCTGCCTTGGCGTCCATCATCGCCCCGGATGTGGCTGTCGTCACCAATGTGGCCCCGGTGCACCTCGAGGGATTGGTCGATGTGCCTACAGTGGTCGAGGAAAAGCTCCACCTTTGCGATCACCTGACCCACAACGGCACGCTCGTTCTCAGCGTCGACTATCCAGAACTCAGTCAACGAGCCGCCTCGGCAGTGTGCCCGAAGACCTATTTTTCGGTTCAGGCCGAGAAGGCCCCGTACTGGTGTGAGCCGATTCAAGATCCTGAGGTCTATGGCCGTTTTCAATTGTCCTGCGACGGGGTGCGGACGGAATTCGATCTGCCCTGGGCCGCAGATTACATGGCTGAGAATCTCGCGGCGGCCGCCTGTGTCGGACACCGCCTCGGCCTGGAGGTGGAGGAGATCGTGGCCGGACTGCAGACCGCGGAACTTCCCGAACATCGCGGCCAATTGCTGACCTTGCCTGGCGGAATCGTCATAGACGATGCCTACAATGCCAACCCCCACTCCATGCAGCGGGCGATTCGCGCCGCAGCAAGACGGGCTGGAGAGCGGCCGTTGGTCCTCGTGCTCGGGGAGATGGCCGAGCTTGGGCCGGATGCCGAGGCTGCCCATACCCAACTCGGACGGGTGGTGGGGGCTGTGGCCCCAACTGCTGTCTACTACCAGGGTGAACACGCCGACGCCGTAGACTGTGGTGCCCGGGAAGTCGATCCAGATCTGCGCATTCAGCGGGTGCGTTCTCCCCAGGACCTGGAAAACGCTTGGGGGGCTTTTGCAAAGCGCTCTCCGCTGGTCCTGGTCAAGGGATCCCGTTCGGGCCGCATGGAGCAGTATATTCAGGTTTTGCAGAAGGAGTTTGGCGCGTGA
- the mraZ gene encoding division/cell wall cluster transcriptional repressor MraZ gives MFRGHSYRNMDSKGRLMLPPEFRDHIVAGDDDGRLMLTNFDGCVVGYTVPEWEAIERSFYEANNSSKKIRAFQRFFIGGAMDVQLDKQGRILVPPYLRQYASLDREVVLAGVGRKFEIWSQALFEAQRQEVEEDFDSVMDELAANGMGMRL, from the coding sequence ATGTTTCGAGGACACAGCTATCGAAATATGGACAGTAAGGGACGGCTCATGCTGCCCCCGGAATTCCGCGACCACATTGTTGCCGGAGACGATGACGGCCGCCTGATGCTGACCAACTTTGACGGTTGCGTGGTGGGCTACACCGTTCCCGAGTGGGAGGCCATCGAGCGCAGCTTTTACGAGGCCAATAATTCGAGCAAAAAGATCCGAGCGTTCCAAAGGTTTTTTATCGGCGGGGCCATGGATGTCCAATTAGACAAGCAGGGCCGGATCCTGGTCCCCCCGTATCTGCGTCAATATGCCTCCCTCGACCGCGAAGTGGTTTTGGCCGGGGTGGGGCGGAAATTCGAGATCTGGAGTCAGGCCCTTTTTGAAGCCCAACGCCAGGAAGTCGAGGAGGATTTTGACAGCGTGATGGATGAGTTGGCCGCAAACGGAATGGGGATGCGGTTGTGA
- a CDS encoding penicillin-binding transpeptidase domain-containing protein, whose amino-acid sequence MAQRRKQRDWTKVRIVLVGIVFFLALGALWARAFWVQIYKGPALAAQARDQYWTEQTVRGLRGEIVDREGRLLAQSVAAQSVFARPQKIAKPKEVAAHLAPILRVDTAKLERSLRSTSSFVWLARKIGDPMAKAVAEAQLPGIFLTEEQDRYYPQGHLAGQMLGFTGVDNNGLEGVEKTFEDRLKGRSLKIRMQRDATGRLLDGQGLDPALAKGQDVRLTLDTWLQGVVEESLSKVVKKYEGRYGTSLAIHVPTGEILAWAQYPFFNPNEFQGSRAAVWRNRPALDVFEPGSTIKPLLVAAALEEGVCAPADTFSCENGRWRRWGHTFKDTHAYKELTVSEIVKYSSNIGAAKIGLDLGVARYYRYLRRLGFGEPTGLPLPGEGSGILPEPGKWRQVRLATSSFGQGIGVTMLQLAQAYLCLANDGVRIPLRLVHSPETSSTASRQVFSRSTARTVQEMMRQVVESNGTGTRARVSGLTVGGKTGTSQKASPQGGYGNTYVAAFVGFFPAISPEYMIVTLVDEPRRNHYGGVVAAPVVREVAQKMAAAPHFALQFKTNTSTETVSHKSTTIRPKRHVAKKAVPPVQQGVMPDLTGASLRRAMELAHAYGQMPVLKGQGQVVVKQYPAAGRQANTKRWTLWLKPAS is encoded by the coding sequence ATGGCGCAGCGCAGAAAGCAAAGAGATTGGACCAAGGTCCGGATCGTTCTCGTAGGGATCGTGTTCTTCCTGGCCCTGGGAGCGCTTTGGGCGCGAGCCTTTTGGGTGCAGATCTACAAGGGGCCAGCTCTGGCTGCCCAGGCACGAGACCAATACTGGACGGAACAAACAGTGCGCGGTCTCCGCGGGGAGATCGTTGACCGGGAAGGGCGCCTTTTGGCGCAAAGCGTTGCCGCGCAGTCCGTTTTTGCCCGCCCGCAGAAGATCGCCAAGCCCAAGGAGGTTGCCGCTCACCTGGCGCCGATCTTGCGGGTCGACACCGCGAAACTTGAACGGTCTCTGCGCTCCACCTCTTCATTCGTCTGGCTGGCACGAAAAATCGGTGACCCCATGGCCAAGGCCGTTGCGGAGGCTCAATTGCCCGGAATTTTTCTGACCGAAGAACAGGACCGGTATTATCCACAAGGGCATCTGGCCGGCCAGATGCTCGGGTTTACTGGTGTTGATAACAACGGCCTGGAAGGTGTGGAAAAAACCTTTGAGGACCGCCTCAAAGGACGGTCGCTGAAAATTCGCATGCAGCGCGACGCGACCGGACGGCTCCTTGACGGCCAAGGCCTCGATCCAGCCCTTGCCAAGGGACAGGATGTCCGTCTTACCCTTGATACCTGGCTGCAGGGGGTGGTCGAAGAGTCCCTGTCCAAGGTGGTCAAGAAGTACGAGGGGCGCTATGGCACGAGTCTCGCAATTCATGTTCCCACCGGCGAGATTTTGGCCTGGGCCCAATATCCTTTTTTTAATCCGAACGAATTCCAAGGCAGCCGGGCCGCTGTTTGGCGGAACCGTCCCGCGTTAGATGTTTTTGAGCCGGGATCAACAATCAAACCCCTTCTCGTGGCCGCCGCGCTGGAAGAGGGGGTCTGCGCCCCTGCGGATACATTTTCCTGTGAAAACGGGCGCTGGCGGCGGTGGGGGCACACCTTCAAGGACACGCACGCGTACAAAGAACTGACCGTTAGTGAAATAGTAAAATATTCAAGTAATATAGGTGCTGCAAAGATTGGGCTGGACTTGGGCGTCGCTCGCTATTATCGCTACCTGCGCCGACTCGGTTTCGGCGAGCCTACCGGCCTGCCCTTGCCGGGAGAGGGCAGCGGCATCCTGCCCGAGCCCGGAAAATGGCGCCAAGTCCGGTTGGCGACGAGTTCTTTCGGGCAAGGCATCGGGGTGACCATGCTCCAACTGGCCCAGGCCTATCTCTGTCTGGCTAATGACGGCGTGCGCATCCCGCTTCGTCTGGTTCATTCACCGGAAACTTCCAGCACTGCTTCCAGACAGGTGTTTTCCCGGTCCACGGCCCGCACCGTTCAAGAAATGATGCGACAGGTTGTGGAGTCAAACGGCACCGGCACTCGGGCTCGTGTGTCCGGCTTGACCGTGGGCGGCAAAACCGGCACCTCGCAAAAGGCCTCGCCTCAAGGCGGGTACGGTAACACTTACGTGGCGGCCTTTGTCGGCTTTTTCCCGGCCATTTCCCCTGAATACATGATCGTTACCCTTGTCGACGAGCCCCGGCGCAACCATTACGGCGGGGTGGTTGCAGCGCCAGTGGTCCGGGAAGTGGCTCAGAAAATGGCCGCCGCCCCCCACTTCGCTTTGCAATTCAAGACGAACACCTCGACCGAGACCGTTTCCCACAAATCCACCACCATTCGTCCGAAACGGCATGTGGCCAAAAAAGCCGTGCCTCCGGTTCAGCAGGGTGTCATGCCGGATCTGACCGGAGCCTCACTGCGCCGGGCCATGGAATTGGCGCATGCCTATGGGCAGATGCCGGTTCTCAAAGGGCAGGGCCAAGTGGTGGTCAAACAATACCCAGCGGCGGGACGTCAGGCGAACACCAAACGGTGGACGCTGTGGCTCAAGCCCGCTTCATGA
- the rplM gene encoding 50S ribosomal protein L13, with the protein MKTCKTYSPKPAEVERQWHVVDAEGEILGRLATVIARKLRGKDKPEFAPHVDTGDFVVVVNAEKIRVTGTKMNDKMYYRHSGYPGGLKEASLREMLDTKPEKVIYEAVKGMLPKNRLGRAMLKKLKVYAGPEHPHKAQEPATLEI; encoded by the coding sequence ATGAAGACCTGCAAGACATATAGCCCCAAGCCCGCTGAAGTGGAGCGCCAATGGCATGTGGTGGATGCCGAAGGCGAGATCCTCGGGCGGCTGGCGACCGTGATTGCCCGCAAACTGCGGGGCAAGGACAAGCCAGAATTTGCTCCCCATGTGGACACCGGTGATTTCGTCGTTGTCGTCAATGCCGAAAAGATTCGGGTAACCGGCACCAAGATGAATGACAAGATGTACTACCGCCACTCCGGGTATCCCGGGGGGCTGAAAGAAGCCAGCCTGCGGGAAATGCTGGACACAAAGCCGGAAAAGGTCATTTACGAAGCGGTCAAGGGCATGCTGCCCAAGAACCGCTTGGGCCGGGCCATGCTCAAGAAACTCAAAGTGTACGCCGGCCCCGAGCACCCGCATAAGGCCCAGGAACCTGCGACGCTGGAAATCTAA